The Salinicoccus roseus genome window below encodes:
- a CDS encoding arsenic resistance protein: MNSLEKYQPLILLIAILMGVMIGGIDIIQQHAGNFIVPFLMLMLYGLFLLMPLKRVFTSFKKVKFVLVSLVINFLWTPFLAYAIGMVFLSEHPLIWIGFVMLTVTPCTDWYLVFTGLAKGDTVLSASLLPINLILQLILLPAYLYLFFGFEQGIGLSFPSIIQSVLLVVGIPFLLALLTKRFLPSEGRVEGFFDTFNVIFLALAVTAMFASERDTLLENLDVVILLLPSLVLFFVITFIVGKGAGRLFRFGRKESVSLIMMILARNSPLALAIAVTAFPNQPLIALSLVIGPIIELPVLGLASRVLFPYK, from the coding sequence ATGAACAGCCTTGAAAAATATCAGCCGCTGATTCTGCTCATTGCCATACTCATGGGGGTGATGATCGGCGGCATCGACATCATCCAGCAGCATGCAGGTAACTTCATCGTCCCGTTCCTCATGCTCATGCTTTATGGATTGTTTTTGCTGATGCCATTGAAACGTGTATTCACTTCATTCAAAAAGGTGAAGTTCGTGCTCGTTTCACTCGTCATCAATTTTTTATGGACGCCCTTCCTAGCCTATGCAATCGGAATGGTCTTCCTTTCAGAACATCCATTGATATGGATCGGGTTCGTCATGTTGACAGTGACCCCGTGCACCGACTGGTACCTTGTATTCACCGGCCTGGCGAAAGGGGATACGGTGCTGTCGGCGTCCCTGCTGCCAATCAACCTGATTCTCCAGTTGATACTGCTGCCTGCCTATCTCTATCTGTTCTTTGGATTTGAACAGGGCATCGGGCTGTCATTCCCTAGCATCATACAGAGTGTGCTGCTTGTGGTCGGGATCCCTTTTCTACTTGCACTGCTGACGAAGCGCTTCCTGCCTTCAGAGGGCAGAGTGGAAGGCTTCTTCGACACCTTCAATGTCATCTTTCTCGCACTTGCCGTGACTGCAATGTTCGCTTCCGAACGCGATACACTGCTTGAGAACCTTGATGTCGTCATTCTTCTGCTGCCGTCGTTGGTGCTGTTCTTCGTGATCACCTTCATAGTGGGGAAGGGTGCGGGCAGACTGTTCCGGTTCGGCAGGAAGGAATCCGTCAGTCTGATCATGATGATACTGGCACGCAATTCCCCCCTTGCACTCGCCATTGCAGTCACAGCATTCCCGAATCAGCCGCTGATCGCCTTGTCCCTCGTCATCGGTCCCATCATAGAACTGCCGGTACTGGGCCTTGCTTCGAGGGTCCTGTTTCCATATAAATAA
- the rlmD gene encoding 23S rRNA (uracil(1939)-C(5))-methyltransferase RlmD, with amino-acid sequence MSNQEFETHNVKIDKLDKKGSGMGHVWRDAGGSNPRKLKLNVPQTLIGEEAKVTVPNPDRKLARVLPDEIITQHPERVAPPCPHFEKCGGCVWQHWTYKGQLAYKTEEVKSFLEDQGFDSAVVADALGMETPWEYRNKMEFTFGKDCALGLHELGNFRNVIDLDTCLIAGDEMVEAMLEVSEWARDHGLSGYDKDKHEGLLRNLMTRQSQKTGELMLAIFSTGTPEENQSAVDDLVSRLTSKFENIKSLMWMENRDWADMAQSEKTHVLHGRDYINDEMYGYKYRIWFDTFFQTNPLQAEKLVDLAIEMAEVTSEERMIDLFCGVGTFSLPFAKRVEALAGIEIVETSIESAKRNAEDNGLDNTYFLAKDARRGMDEVLDTWGRPDLLMLDPPRSGAGGKVMRRIGRLGTNRVVYVSCNPESFAHDITWLREYGYTLERVQPVDLFPHTVHVELVALLRKTDSTV; translated from the coding sequence GTGTCCAATCAGGAATTCGAAACGCACAATGTAAAAATAGATAAGCTTGATAAGAAGGGATCTGGGATGGGGCATGTCTGGCGCGATGCCGGCGGCAGCAATCCTCGGAAACTGAAGCTGAACGTCCCCCAGACGCTCATCGGGGAAGAGGCGAAGGTCACTGTACCGAACCCCGACAGGAAGCTTGCCCGTGTACTGCCAGATGAAATCATTACACAGCATCCGGAACGTGTCGCACCGCCATGCCCGCATTTCGAGAAGTGCGGCGGATGTGTGTGGCAGCACTGGACGTATAAAGGGCAGCTGGCCTATAAGACAGAGGAAGTGAAATCATTCCTTGAGGATCAGGGGTTCGACTCCGCTGTCGTGGCGGATGCGCTTGGCATGGAAACACCGTGGGAGTACCGCAACAAGATGGAGTTCACCTTTGGCAAGGATTGTGCCCTTGGCCTGCATGAACTTGGGAATTTCCGCAACGTCATCGATCTGGATACGTGTCTGATTGCTGGAGACGAGATGGTGGAGGCGATGCTTGAAGTTTCCGAATGGGCCCGCGACCATGGACTCAGCGGATATGACAAGGATAAGCATGAGGGACTGCTCAGAAACCTCATGACAAGACAGTCACAGAAGACCGGTGAACTGATGCTTGCCATTTTTTCCACCGGCACTCCGGAGGAGAACCAGTCGGCTGTGGATGACCTCGTCAGTCGGCTGACATCAAAGTTCGAAAACATCAAGAGCCTGATGTGGATGGAGAACAGGGACTGGGCGGATATGGCTCAGTCGGAGAAGACGCACGTACTCCATGGCCGTGACTATATCAATGATGAAATGTACGGCTACAAATACAGGATCTGGTTTGATACTTTCTTCCAGACGAACCCGCTCCAGGCGGAGAAGCTGGTGGATCTGGCGATTGAGATGGCCGAAGTCACATCCGAGGAACGGATGATCGACCTGTTCTGCGGTGTCGGTACATTTTCACTGCCTTTTGCCAAAAGGGTCGAGGCGCTGGCAGGCATTGAAATCGTTGAAACTTCAATCGAGTCCGCGAAGAGGAACGCCGAGGACAATGGGCTCGACAACACATATTTCCTCGCGAAGGACGCAAGGCGCGGCATGGATGAGGTACTCGATACATGGGGCAGGCCGGACCTGCTCATGCTCGATCCGCCGCGTTCCGGAGCAGGAGGCAAGGTCATGCGCCGAATCGGCCGTCTCGGGACCAATCGGGTCGTCTATGTGTCCTGCAACCCGGAATCATTTGCCCACGACATCACATGGTTGAGGGAATATGGGTACACACTCGAACGCGTGCAGCCTGTGGATCTGTTTCCACATACGGTGCATGTGGAGCTTGTCGCCCTGTTAAGAAAAACGGATTCAACAGTATAG
- a CDS encoding protein-ADP-ribose hydrolase, which yields MTKWNKEVIVMANIGLQEYADAIKLNDPFEPKLAETTDREALVDDVLVILRNEQAGTQDIDIPTDYEAKRRLIRALLNIRQPKPLNREMMLKLDTLLQIEKEEKQTVAAKELPVISQEYPETDVSRADRMALWQGDITSIEADAIVNAANEKLLGCMQPLHDCIDNAIHSGAGPMLRDDCAEIIHRQKSDEETGNAKITRGYHLPARYVIHTVGPALTADETVTEAHEAALASSYRSALDLADEMEDIRTVVFPSISTGVFGFPKQRAAEIALETVGSWLKSHDHHFDVVIFNVFSEADKHIYETKIKS from the coding sequence ATGACAAAATGGAATAAAGAGGTGATTGTAATGGCCAACATCGGACTACAGGAATACGCGGATGCGATCAAATTGAACGATCCATTCGAACCGAAACTTGCTGAAACGACGGACAGGGAAGCTCTGGTGGATGACGTGCTGGTAATTCTGCGCAATGAGCAGGCGGGCACCCAGGACATCGACATCCCCACTGACTATGAAGCGAAAAGGCGGCTTATCCGGGCGCTTCTCAACATCCGGCAGCCGAAGCCGCTGAACAGGGAAATGATGCTCAAGCTGGACACATTGCTTCAGATTGAGAAAGAAGAGAAGCAGACCGTTGCGGCAAAAGAACTTCCGGTCATCAGCCAGGAGTATCCAGAAACGGATGTATCCAGGGCCGATCGTATGGCCCTGTGGCAAGGTGACATCACATCCATCGAGGCAGATGCGATTGTAAATGCGGCGAATGAGAAGCTCCTCGGATGCATGCAGCCTCTCCATGACTGCATAGACAACGCCATCCACTCAGGCGCCGGCCCAATGCTCCGGGATGATTGTGCAGAAATCATCCACCGCCAGAAATCGGATGAGGAGACGGGCAATGCCAAAATCACACGCGGATACCATCTGCCAGCCCGATATGTGATCCATACGGTCGGACCGGCCCTAACCGCGGACGAAACCGTGACGGAGGCACACGAAGCGGCACTCGCTTCAAGCTACCGTTCCGCTCTTGATCTTGCTGACGAAATGGAGGATATCAGGACAGTCGTCTTCCCTTCCATTTCAACAGGCGTATTCGGCTTCCCGAAACAGCGGGCGGCAGAAATCGCCCTTGAAACCGTCGGCAGCTGGCTCAAGTCGCACGACCATCATTTCGATGTCGTCATATTCAATGTTTTCAGCGAGGCTGACAAGCATATCTATGAAACCAAAATCAAGTCATAA
- a CDS encoding VOC family protein — protein MISGHHHISMFTKDLKENNHFYTEVLGLRRVKVSVNQGDVKMYHVFYGDAEGSPGNDLTFFEMPNVGSTHRGTNMISGIGLLVPSHDSLEYWGRRLASYDVDHDGIISYAGREALSFRDPDGLMLILLNHENKDIPEGWHPWEENDIEDEHHILGMGTVEITVGDRGSLTSLLHTMFGYTIAQEDEEETLLEAVEGEAFGEILIRSGAGDRARAGRGSVHHLALESKSRPLAEWDRMLKEAGYMTTGVKDRYYFESLYFREENGIMFEIVGPDGRGFTVDRDFEELGEGLDLPPFLENRRDEIEDGLRPIEEWT, from the coding sequence ATGATTTCAGGACACCATCATATTTCGATGTTCACGAAGGACCTCAAGGAGAACAATCATTTCTATACTGAAGTCCTTGGTTTGAGGCGGGTAAAAGTATCCGTGAATCAGGGCGATGTGAAGATGTATCACGTCTTTTACGGAGATGCTGAAGGTAGTCCGGGCAATGACCTGACATTTTTCGAGATGCCGAATGTCGGCAGCACGCACCGGGGCACCAATATGATCTCCGGCATCGGTCTTCTGGTGCCTTCCCATGACAGTCTGGAATATTGGGGCAGACGACTGGCTTCCTATGATGTCGATCACGATGGCATCATCAGCTATGCCGGCAGGGAAGCTCTGAGCTTCCGGGATCCGGATGGGCTCATGCTCATTCTGCTCAATCATGAAAATAAGGATATCCCTGAGGGGTGGCACCCGTGGGAGGAAAATGATATAGAGGATGAGCACCACATCCTTGGCATGGGAACTGTTGAAATTACAGTGGGGGACAGGGGCAGCCTCACATCACTGCTCCATACCATGTTCGGCTACACCATCGCCCAGGAAGACGAGGAGGAAACGCTGCTTGAAGCGGTGGAAGGTGAAGCTTTCGGAGAAATCCTTATCCGGAGCGGAGCAGGCGACAGGGCGCGTGCAGGACGGGGAAGTGTCCATCATCTTGCGCTTGAATCAAAGTCACGGCCGCTTGCCGAATGGGACCGTATGCTGAAGGAAGCGGGCTATATGACGACCGGTGTCAAGGATCGGTATTATTTCGAGAGCCTGTACTTCAGGGAGGAGAACGGCATCATGTTCGAAATCGTCGGACCCGATGGGCGGGGATTCACTGTAGACCGTGATTTTGAGGAACTGGGTGAAGGATTGGATCTTCCGCCGTTTCTTGAAAACAGGCGTGATGAGATAGAAGATGGATTGCGGCCGATTGAAGAGTGGACGTAA
- a CDS encoding ABC transporter ATP-binding protein yields MDQIIKLEDVSWRRDGKEILKDINWEVKPGEHWAILGLNGSGKTSLLNIVTGYNYPTAGRVKVLGTEFGKASLPEMRKKIGFVSNALGRFAQTLNRETAENIVLSGKFASFGIYQDITEEEAQRAANILKELRLEYIANQRYSVLSQGEQRRTLLGRALMSNPELLILDEPCAGLDVLAREDVLDMTEQVAEETRPLLYVTHHIEEITDAISHVLLIRDGQIIAQGPKQDVLTGENLTETYKIPIKLHWEGGRPWMSVERMAKESGERT; encoded by the coding sequence ATGGATCAGATCATCAAGCTTGAGGATGTATCATGGAGAAGGGACGGCAAGGAAATACTGAAGGACATCAATTGGGAAGTGAAGCCCGGAGAACATTGGGCAATCCTTGGTCTGAACGGCTCCGGAAAGACATCGTTATTGAATATCGTCACGGGCTACAACTATCCAACTGCCGGACGGGTCAAAGTGCTGGGGACTGAATTCGGCAAGGCCAGTCTGCCTGAGATGCGCAAAAAGATCGGTTTCGTGAGCAATGCGCTCGGCAGATTTGCACAGACACTGAACCGGGAGACGGCAGAGAACATCGTTTTGAGCGGCAAGTTCGCCTCCTTCGGCATCTATCAGGATATTACGGAGGAAGAGGCACAGCGTGCAGCAAACATCTTGAAGGAACTCAGGCTGGAATACATAGCGAATCAGCGCTATTCGGTCCTCTCACAGGGGGAGCAGAGGAGGACGCTTCTGGGGCGTGCCCTCATGAGCAATCCTGAGCTGCTTATCCTGGATGAACCGTGTGCCGGACTGGATGTGCTGGCACGGGAGGATGTGCTGGATATGACGGAGCAGGTGGCCGAGGAGACACGGCCGCTGCTCTATGTCACCCATCATATAGAAGAGATCACGGATGCCATCTCCCATGTGCTGCTGATCCGGGACGGGCAGATCATCGCACAAGGGCCGAAGCAGGATGTCCTGACAGGCGAAAACCTGACCGAAACGTATAAGATTCCGATTAAGCTGCACTGGGAAGGCGGCCGTCCCTGGATGTCAGTGGAGCGGATGGCAAAGGAAAGCGGGGAGAGGACATGA
- the cysK gene encoding cysteine synthase A — protein sequence MDRVDSIVDVIGNTPVVKLNRLVPEGAADVYVKLEMFNPSKSVKDRAAYNMLRQAEEDGLIEPGGTIIEPTSGNTGIGLAMNAAAKGYEAIFVLPDSSTSERINLLKAFGAKVVLTPADEKMPGCIRKAKELQAEIPNSFIPQQFENYANPDIHRTTTAVEILEDFDYDLDAFVATAGTGGTITGTGEVLKEHLKDLHIAVVEPQGSPVLSGGEPGKHKLVGTSPGFVPNILNTDVYDEIIQIADEDAIDMFRRLATEEGIFVGPSAGASVFAAISVAKKLGAGKRVVAIAPDTGERYMSMGLIE from the coding sequence ATGGATAGGGTCGATAGTATTGTTGATGTGATAGGAAACACACCTGTAGTGAAATTGAATAGGCTGGTGCCCGAAGGGGCAGCGGATGTCTATGTGAAACTTGAAATGTTCAACCCCAGCAAAAGTGTGAAGGACCGGGCGGCATATAATATGCTGAGGCAGGCGGAAGAAGATGGGCTGATCGAGCCGGGCGGCACGATCATCGAGCCGACGAGCGGCAACACCGGAATCGGTCTGGCGATGAATGCGGCAGCCAAAGGCTATGAGGCGATATTCGTCCTGCCTGACAGCTCCACAAGTGAGCGCATCAATCTGCTGAAAGCATTCGGGGCAAAAGTGGTGCTGACGCCTGCAGATGAAAAGATGCCCGGATGCATCAGGAAAGCCAAGGAACTGCAGGCGGAAATCCCGAACAGCTTCATCCCCCAGCAGTTTGAAAACTATGCGAACCCGGATATCCACCGCACGACGACGGCGGTGGAGATTCTGGAGGATTTCGACTATGATCTTGATGCCTTTGTGGCGACAGCGGGCACGGGCGGCACGATTACAGGCACCGGCGAGGTGCTCAAAGAGCATCTCAAGGATCTCCATATTGCTGTTGTGGAACCGCAGGGCTCCCCTGTACTCTCAGGAGGAGAACCGGGCAAGCACAAGCTTGTAGGCACAAGCCCTGGGTTCGTCCCGAACATACTGAATACGGATGTATATGATGAGATCATCCAGATTGCCGACGAGGACGCGATCGACATGTTCCGCAGGCTGGCAACGGAAGAGGGCATCTTTGTAGGCCCTTCTGCCGGGGCTTCCGTCTTTGCAGCAATCAGCGTGGCGAAGAAGCTCGGTGCGGGCAAGCGCGTTGTTGCGATTGCACCGGATACGGGCGAACGCTACATGAGCATGGGCTTGATAGAATAA
- a CDS encoding DUF6544 family protein yields the protein MSKTKILLAGIGGLPAVMLGGVFAARKRFNRMVDEEVEALFEKVEKDVRKISEADFEGLPDAVGRWLGNCGIMERGDIKAVRLRQNTEMRLAEDKPWMPVQAEQYFIPHQPGFIWKADIRMAPFIHISGRDKYDDARGNMLIKVLSMFTVADSSGPEIDQGTMLRYLAETIWFPSAALNDYIIWKHIDENNAEATMTYGDISATGVFTFNSEGDPTHFEAERYGEFDGETRLETWAIPLKSYREFEGVRVPTEGEVTWKLDAGDFNWFNFEVTEIEYDSPHPYQ from the coding sequence ATGTCCAAAACGAAAATTTTGCTTGCTGGAATCGGAGGTCTGCCGGCTGTGATGCTGGGTGGTGTCTTCGCCGCCAGAAAAAGGTTCAACAGGATGGTGGATGAGGAAGTGGAAGCACTTTTTGAAAAGGTGGAAAAAGATGTCCGGAAAATATCGGAAGCAGACTTCGAAGGGCTGCCTGATGCGGTCGGGAGATGGCTTGGAAATTGCGGCATCATGGAGCGTGGGGATATAAAAGCGGTGCGGCTCAGGCAGAATACAGAGATGCGGCTGGCTGAAGACAAGCCATGGATGCCTGTCCAGGCGGAACAGTATTTCATTCCCCATCAGCCGGGGTTCATCTGGAAGGCGGATATCCGCATGGCACCCTTCATCCACATTTCGGGGAGGGACAAGTATGATGATGCCCGGGGGAATATGCTGATCAAGGTGCTTTCCATGTTTACAGTCGCCGACTCGAGCGGCCCCGAAATCGATCAGGGGACGATGCTGAGGTACTTGGCGGAAACAATATGGTTTCCGAGTGCTGCGCTGAATGACTATATAATATGGAAACATATCGATGAAAACAATGCGGAGGCAACCATGACATACGGGGACATTTCAGCAACAGGTGTGTTCACCTTCAACAGTGAGGGGGATCCCACGCACTTCGAGGCGGAACGGTATGGGGAATTCGATGGTGAGACGCGTCTTGAGACATGGGCGATCCCTTTGAAGTCGTACAGGGAGTTTGAAGGGGTGAGGGTTCCGACTGAAGGTGAAGTGACCTGGAAACTGGATGCCGGAGACTTCAACTGGTTCAATTTCGAAGTGACGGAAATCGAGTACGACAGCCCCCACCCCTATCAGTGA
- a CDS encoding GNAT family N-acetyltransferase, which translates to MRIRKIAPGEAPPMALLLLADPSEEAVASYLDTAECFIAEADDAVVGTYVTGEISEDRAEVFNIAVAEAWQGRGIGRMLLQDAIDRHRTKGCRELHIGTGNSSIGQLALYQKCGFRIDGVIKDFFTDNYEGKIHENGIWCRDMIRLVKVL; encoded by the coding sequence ATGAGGATACGGAAGATTGCACCGGGCGAGGCGCCGCCCATGGCGCTGCTGCTTTTGGCGGACCCGTCTGAGGAGGCTGTGGCATCCTATCTCGATACAGCCGAATGCTTTATTGCTGAAGCTGATGATGCCGTAGTCGGCACTTATGTGACAGGGGAAATTTCAGAGGACAGGGCGGAAGTATTCAATATCGCAGTCGCAGAAGCGTGGCAGGGCCGGGGAATCGGAAGGATGCTGCTCCAGGATGCGATTGACCGCCATCGTACAAAAGGGTGCCGTGAGCTTCACATCGGTACCGGCAATTCAAGCATCGGACAATTGGCACTGTATCAGAAATGCGGCTTCAGGATTGATGGTGTCATAAAGGACTTCTTCACGGACAACTACGAAGGGAAGATCCATGAAAACGGCATATGGTGCCGGGACATGATCCGGCTGGTAAAAGTGCTGTGA
- a CDS encoding RDD family protein, protein MTNGQSESGLIRPSTLSRIKALFFDWLFICGYLILLLILNLITFAVVLDTFPEYTHMESQLISTFTSVIPIILIFSFMEGKAPFASWGKWRSGIKVHYGSSPITGAIIRNTIKFLPWQLGHMSTIDGIYHDYTTPSSMLFLALSLGLFLVLIFMVLAREDGRHLGDLLARSRVAHYGKTLE, encoded by the coding sequence ATGACAAACGGACAAAGTGAAAGTGGTCTGATCAGACCGTCGACTTTATCGAGGATCAAAGCGCTTTTCTTTGATTGGCTTTTCATATGTGGGTATCTTATTTTGCTGCTCATCCTCAATCTCATCACTTTTGCAGTTGTTCTGGATACATTCCCGGAATATACACACATGGAATCCCAACTTATTTCCACTTTCACCTCAGTGATTCCGATCATACTCATCTTTTCCTTCATGGAAGGAAAAGCACCCTTCGCCTCATGGGGGAAGTGGAGATCGGGCATCAAGGTACACTATGGGAGTTCGCCCATAACGGGCGCCATCATCAGGAATACAATCAAATTCCTGCCTTGGCAGCTTGGGCATATGAGTACGATTGATGGCATCTATCATGACTACACTACACCATCTTCAATGTTGTTTCTGGCATTGTCATTAGGACTCTTTCTTGTACTCATATTCATGGTCTTGGCGAGGGAGGACGGACGGCACCTGGGTGATCTACTGGCACGCAGCAGAGTGGCACATTACGGAAAAACTTTAGAATGA
- a CDS encoding tRNA dihydrouridine synthase, with the protein MKDNFWKELPRPFFVLAPMEEVTDVVFRHVVAEAARPDVFFTEFTNSDSYCHPKGRQSVQGRLTFTEDEQPLVAHIWGDKPEHFREMSIGMAEAGFKGIDLNMGCPVPNVAGDGKGSGLIQRPEVAAELIEAAKAGGLPVSVKTRLGYTEVDEWKTWLKHVLEQDVANLSIHLRTRKEMSKYDAHWKLIPEIKQLRDEIAPETLLTINGDIPDYETGIALAEKYGIDGVMIGRGIFKNPFAFEKEPKTHTSRELLDLLRLHLDLHDDYAHLGLRKYTALHRFFKIYVKGFRGASALRNALMQTKETDEARALIDQFEQNLSEEEMETQHS; encoded by the coding sequence ATGAAAGATAATTTTTGGAAGGAACTGCCGCGCCCGTTCTTCGTGCTGGCGCCGATGGAGGAAGTGACGGATGTGGTCTTCCGTCACGTGGTGGCGGAAGCGGCACGTCCTGATGTGTTCTTCACGGAGTTCACGAATTCGGACAGCTACTGCCACCCTAAGGGCAGGCAGAGCGTCCAGGGCCGCCTGACTTTCACGGAAGATGAACAGCCGCTCGTGGCCCACATATGGGGGGATAAGCCGGAACATTTCCGCGAGATGAGCATCGGTATGGCTGAAGCGGGATTCAAGGGCATCGACCTCAATATGGGATGTCCTGTCCCGAACGTCGCCGGAGACGGCAAGGGGAGTGGACTCATCCAGCGTCCCGAAGTGGCGGCTGAGCTCATCGAGGCGGCGAAAGCGGGCGGTCTGCCGGTCAGTGTGAAGACGCGCCTCGGCTATACGGAGGTAGATGAATGGAAGACATGGCTCAAGCATGTGCTGGAGCAGGATGTTGCGAACCTGTCGATCCATCTGCGCACACGCAAGGAAATGAGCAAATACGATGCGCACTGGAAACTGATTCCTGAAATCAAGCAGCTGAGGGATGAAATCGCTCCGGAGACGCTGCTGACAATCAATGGAGATATACCGGATTATGAGACGGGCATCGCACTTGCCGAAAAGTATGGTATTGATGGTGTCATGATCGGCCGTGGCATCTTCAAGAATCCGTTCGCCTTTGAGAAGGAGCCGAAGACCCATACAAGCCGCGAACTTCTCGATCTTCTGAGACTGCACCTTGATCTGCATGATGACTATGCGCATCTCGGGCTCCGAAAATATACAGCGCTCCACCGCTTCTTCAAGATATATGTCAAAGGCTTCAGGGGGGCGAGTGCCCTCCGGAACGCACTGATGCAGACGAAGGAGACGGATGAGGCGCGTGCGCTGATCGACCAGTTCGAGCAGAACTTGTCGGAAGAAGAGATGGAGACGCAGCACTCTTGA
- a CDS encoding restriction endonuclease, which translates to MSVPGYQEFMYPILRKLGDNKEYRLKDLYSFIADEFNLSEEDIQLKLPSGRQSVLNNRVSWAKTYLTKAGLLKSVKRGVIAITDEGQQVLSDPEINKINRKFLLRYKDFREFQNQVPKEEKDIEITDEKEMTPLELIEENHRLLKNELQDELLDKIMSCSPTFFENLIVELIVSMGYGGSVQDAGKAIGKSGDEGIDGIIKEDVLGLEMIFLQAKRWNPDGAISRPEIQSFVGSLVGRQASKGLFITTAKFTKGAIEYAEKVDKRVILIDGQQLTDLMFNYNVGVVREMVFTTKKIDAEFFEE; encoded by the coding sequence ATGTCCGTTCCAGGTTACCAAGAATTTATGTACCCTATTCTTAGAAAACTAGGTGACAACAAAGAATATAGGCTGAAAGATCTCTATTCATTTATTGCGGATGAGTTCAATTTGAGTGAGGAAGATATACAATTAAAATTACCAAGTGGTCGACAAAGTGTTTTGAATAATAGAGTGAGTTGGGCAAAGACCTATTTAACTAAAGCAGGTCTCTTAAAATCTGTAAAAAGAGGAGTAATAGCTATTACAGATGAAGGGCAGCAAGTCCTTTCGGATCCTGAAATCAATAAAATTAATAGAAAATTTTTATTAAGATATAAGGATTTTAGGGAATTTCAAAACCAAGTACCTAAAGAAGAAAAGGATATTGAGATTACTGATGAGAAGGAAATGACTCCTTTAGAATTGATTGAGGAAAACCATAGGCTTTTAAAAAATGAGCTGCAAGATGAACTGTTGGATAAAATCATGTCATGCTCTCCGACATTCTTTGAAAATTTGATTGTTGAACTGATTGTTTCTATGGGATATGGAGGTTCGGTTCAAGATGCAGGGAAAGCGATAGGCAAATCGGGTGATGAAGGTATAGACGGAATTATTAAAGAGGATGTGCTTGGTTTAGAAATGATCTTTCTCCAAGCCAAGAGATGGAATCCAGATGGAGCTATTTCTAGGCCGGAGATACAATCATTCGTGGGTAGTCTAGTGGGACGACAGGCTTCGAAAGGCCTTTTCATTACAACTGCGAAATTTACAAAAGGTGCAATTGAATATGCAGAAAAAGTTGATAAAAGGGTCATTCTTATAGATGGACAGCAACTGACTGATTTAATGTTCAATTATAACGTAGGTGTAGTTAGAGAAATGGTATTTACCACTAAAAAGATTGATGCCGAATTCTTTGAAGAGTAA